The Lacrimispora xylanolytica genome has a segment encoding these proteins:
- a CDS encoding flagellar hook-basal body complex protein FliE — MEQMFITPIIPLDSIGNIGSDKKVTSGNAGSTVFQDVFREAIQNVKATDKELTTQEYLLSTGQIDDAHTVPAAAAKAQLSVELLTALRNKALESYNEMMRISI; from the coding sequence ATGGAACAGATGTTCATAACACCCATCATTCCCTTGGATTCCATAGGAAATATTGGAAGTGACAAGAAGGTAACATCCGGAAATGCAGGAAGTACTGTATTTCAGGATGTTTTTAGAGAGGCCATTCAGAATGTAAAAGCGACGGATAAGGAATTGACCACCCAGGAATATTTACTGTCCACAGGTCAGATCGATGACGCTCATACCGTTCCGGCAGCAGCAGCAAAAGCCCAGTTATCAGTAGAACTTTTAACAGCACTTCGTAATAAGGCACTGGAATCTTATAACGAAATGATGAGAATTAGTATTTAA
- the flgB gene encoding flagellar basal body rod protein FlgB: MNLIFGNNISMAEKTLDYLWSKQKVTLNNIANGDTPGYKAQYVTFEDEFRKRLMTGREGTSQDIGNIIGSSRHFIRNTDNESARMDGNNVNMDVENVELARTTLQYQYELNALNSEISRLRTIIKG, translated from the coding sequence ATGAATTTAATATTTGGAAACAATATTTCCATGGCGGAGAAGACTCTGGATTATCTGTGGTCAAAGCAGAAGGTTACCCTTAACAACATAGCCAATGGAGATACTCCGGGATACAAAGCCCAGTATGTAACGTTTGAAGATGAATTCCGCAAACGTTTGATGACAGGAAGAGAGGGCACATCTCAGGACATAGGCAATATCATTGGAAGTTCCAGACATTTCATTAGAAATACGGATAATGAATCAGCAAGAATGGATGGAAATAATGTGAATATGGACGTGGAGAATGTGGAATTAGCAAGAACAACGTTGCAGTACCAATATGAACTTAATGCTTTAAACAGCGAGATAAGCAGACTACGTACGATAATTAAAGGTTAA